From the genome of Thermoflexus hugenholtzii, one region includes:
- the gatA gene encoding Asp-tRNA(Asn)/Glu-tRNA(Gln) amidotransferase subunit GatA, whose amino-acid sequence MAPWRWTIHETLEHLRRGEISAVEVTRAYLDRIEALDPLLHAYLTVTPEEALAQAREADARWAAWRRDPSTPLPLLNGIPLAIKDVICVRGVRCTCGSRILENFIPPYEATAVARLREAGAVFLGKTNTDEFAMGSSTENSAFGPTRNPWNPERVPGGSSGGSAAAVAADLCAGALGTDTGGSVRQPAALCGVVGLKPTYGRVSRYGLVAYGSSLDQIGPITKDVRDAALLLQIIAGPDPRDATSWPAPVPDYTQALIPDLRGMRIGVPPEYFIPGMQPEVERAVREAIEVLAELGAEVIEVSLPHTRYALPTYYMIAPAEASANLARYDGVKYGLRIQGETIWDTYRLTRGIGFGPEVKRRIMLGTYALSAGYYDAYYLKAQKVRTLIRQDFERAFERVDVIVCPTSPTTAFRLGERTADPLQMYLADIFTITANLAGICGISVPCGFDGEGLPIGLQILGPALGEEKILRVAYAYEQATPWHHQRPPMDAALQGRTGA is encoded by the coding sequence GTGGCCCCCTGGCGGTGGACGATTCACGAGACCCTGGAGCATCTGCGGCGCGGCGAGATCTCCGCGGTGGAGGTCACCCGGGCGTATCTCGATCGCATCGAGGCCCTCGATCCCCTCCTGCACGCCTACCTCACGGTGACGCCGGAGGAAGCCCTTGCCCAGGCCCGGGAGGCGGACGCCCGCTGGGCGGCCTGGCGGCGGGATCCTTCGACGCCGCTCCCGCTGCTCAACGGGATCCCCCTGGCCATCAAGGACGTGATCTGCGTGCGAGGGGTGCGCTGCACCTGCGGCTCCCGAATCCTGGAGAACTTCATCCCACCCTATGAGGCCACCGCGGTGGCCCGGCTGCGGGAGGCCGGGGCGGTCTTCCTGGGGAAGACCAACACCGATGAGTTCGCCATGGGCTCCTCCACGGAGAACTCCGCCTTCGGGCCCACCCGCAACCCCTGGAACCCCGAGCGGGTGCCCGGGGGATCCTCCGGGGGCAGTGCGGCGGCGGTGGCGGCCGACCTCTGCGCCGGGGCCCTGGGCACCGACACCGGCGGCTCCGTCCGCCAGCCGGCCGCGCTATGCGGCGTGGTGGGCCTCAAGCCCACCTACGGCCGGGTCTCCCGCTACGGCCTGGTGGCCTATGGCTCCTCCCTGGATCAAATCGGGCCCATCACCAAGGACGTGCGGGATGCGGCGCTGTTGTTGCAGATCATCGCGGGGCCGGACCCGCGGGACGCCACCTCATGGCCGGCGCCCGTCCCGGATTACACCCAGGCCCTGATCCCGGATCTTCGGGGGATGCGGATCGGGGTTCCCCCGGAGTATTTCATCCCCGGGATGCAGCCGGAGGTGGAGCGGGCCGTCCGGGAGGCCATTGAGGTCCTGGCCGAGCTGGGAGCGGAGGTGATCGAGGTCTCCCTGCCCCATACCCGCTACGCCCTGCCGACTTACTATATGATCGCCCCGGCGGAGGCCTCGGCGAACCTGGCCCGCTACGACGGCGTCAAATACGGCCTGCGGATCCAGGGGGAGACCATCTGGGACACTTACCGCCTCACCCGGGGGATCGGGTTCGGGCCCGAGGTCAAGCGGCGCATCATGCTGGGGACCTATGCGCTGTCCGCCGGTTATTACGATGCCTACTACCTGAAGGCCCAGAAGGTGCGCACGCTGATCCGGCAGGATTTCGAACGGGCCTTCGAGCGGGTGGACGTGATCGTCTGCCCCACCTCGCCCACGACGGCCTTCCGGCTGGGCGAGCGCACCGCCGACCCGTTGCAGATGTATCTCGCGGATATCTTCACCATCACCGCGAACCTGGCCGGCATCTGCGGCATCAGCGTCCCGTGCGGTTTCGATGGGGAAGGCCTGCCCATCGGGTTGCAGATCCTGGGACCTGCCCTGGGGGAGGAGAAGATCCTGCGCGTCGCCTACGCCTATGAGCAGGCCACCCCGTGGCATCATCAACGCCCACCGATGGATGCGGCGCTTCAAGGACGAACGGGGGCCTGA
- a CDS encoding SH3 domain-containing protein: MKPVWHVLLLPADADWRWVEAARLYVERFRVLWAWDPEQAVALPGDPLLLSLVLPDGRPGHTAAWLRQRRPSILLDVLFAPTPEHLQRILDARAAQGDRLGRGLRVVTTDRLNVRSGPSRSAPIVGRLEAGVEVEVIGRSADGAWWAIRDPGGRGRAWIAAAYTRIVRGIPETLPIWIGAPPRVRARRVLPVHRAPESGSPVVGWLAAGAEREALGRTEEGEWVQIAFPDAAHPGWVRGADLEVEAGALEGLPVYASSRWLEPPVRPPLIQRPFGADPAAFAVWGLPGHEGIDFAARPGDPVYAAADGWVLQAGDRLEHPYGTQVRIQHRRPDGVYVTVYGRLMPGSLVVRAGEFVQAGRMLGRVGPEGFVHFMLKKEGARNGPYGDILDPSPHLRVAP; this comes from the coding sequence ATGAAACCGGTATGGCATGTCCTGTTGCTCCCAGCGGATGCGGATTGGCGGTGGGTGGAAGCCGCCCGCCTCTATGTGGAGCGCTTCCGCGTCCTCTGGGCATGGGATCCGGAGCAGGCGGTGGCGCTCCCCGGGGATCCCCTCCTTCTCTCCCTGGTCCTGCCGGACGGACGTCCCGGGCACACCGCGGCCTGGCTCCGCCAGCGTCGTCCTTCCATCCTCCTGGACGTGCTGTTCGCCCCCACCCCGGAGCACCTGCAGCGGATCCTGGACGCACGGGCCGCCCAGGGGGACCGGCTGGGCCGGGGGCTCCGGGTGGTCACGACGGACCGTCTGAACGTCCGGAGCGGTCCGAGCCGTTCGGCCCCCATCGTCGGCCGCCTGGAGGCCGGAGTGGAGGTGGAGGTGATCGGACGCAGCGCCGACGGCGCCTGGTGGGCGATCCGGGATCCCGGCGGGCGGGGCCGGGCATGGATTGCCGCCGCCTACACCCGCATCGTGCGGGGGATCCCGGAGACCCTCCCCATCTGGATCGGGGCTCCCCCGCGGGTTCGCGCCCGCCGAGTGCTCCCGGTCCATCGGGCGCCAGAGTCCGGATCGCCGGTCGTGGGATGGCTCGCGGCGGGGGCGGAGCGGGAGGCCCTGGGGCGGACGGAAGAGGGGGAATGGGTGCAGATCGCCTTCCCGGACGCCGCCCATCCGGGCTGGGTGCGCGGGGCGGACCTGGAGGTGGAGGCCGGGGCGCTGGAGGGCCTGCCGGTCTACGCCTCCTCCCGTTGGCTGGAGCCTCCGGTGCGGCCGCCCCTCATCCAGCGGCCCTTCGGGGCGGATCCGGCGGCCTTCGCCGTGTGGGGTCTGCCCGGGCATGAGGGGATCGATTTCGCCGCCCGGCCGGGCGATCCGGTTTATGCGGCGGCGGACGGCTGGGTCCTGCAGGCCGGGGATCGCCTTGAACATCCTTATGGCACCCAGGTGCGGATCCAGCACCGGAGGCCCGATGGCGTTTACGTCACGGTCTACGGTCGCCTGATGCCCGGCAGCCTGGTGGTCCGCGCTGGGGAGTTCGTTCAGGCCGGCCGGATGCTGGGCCGCGTGGGTCCGGAGGGGTTCGTGCACTTTATGCTCAAGAAAGAGGGGGCGCGGAACGGCCCCTACGGGGACATCCTGGATCCCTCGCCGCATCTCCGCGTCGCGCCCTGA
- the gatC gene encoding Asp-tRNA(Asn)/Glu-tRNA(Gln) amidotransferase subunit GatC: MMPISREEVEHIAELAKLALTEEEKTLYAEQLSAILEYFRQLQEVDTSGIPPTATVLPIRNVFRPDEPGEPMPREELLRNAPAQADGCFQVQPILEFD; encoded by the coding sequence ATCATGCCGATCTCCCGGGAGGAAGTGGAGCACATCGCCGAGCTGGCCAAGCTGGCCCTGACGGAAGAAGAAAAGACCCTCTACGCGGAACAGCTCTCCGCCATCCTGGAGTATTTCCGCCAGCTGCAGGAGGTGGACACCTCGGGGATCCCGCCGACGGCCACCGTCCTGCCGATCCGCAATGTCTTCCGGCCCGATGAGCCGGGGGAGCCGATGCCCCGGGAGGAGCTGCTTCGGAACGCCCCCGCCCAGGCGGACGGATGTTTTCAGGTGCAGCCGATCCTGGAGTTCGACTGA
- the upp gene encoding uracil phosphoribosyltransferase — translation MDQVRIIRHPVVQHKLTELRDLQTPPPRFRELLREITPLLLYEATWDLEVEEVPVRTPMGEGRGQRLRGAVGLVPILRAGLGMVEGALQVFPEAQVWHLGLYRDERTLQPVAYYNRLPAQPTVTWCFILDPMLATGGSAVAAVDMVKRWGVPHIVFVGLIAAPEGLERFRGAHPDVPVYVAAVDSHLNPHGFIVPGLGDAGDRQFGTG, via the coding sequence ATGGATCAGGTGCGGATCATCCGTCATCCGGTGGTTCAGCACAAGCTGACGGAGCTGCGGGATCTCCAGACGCCCCCGCCGCGGTTTCGGGAGCTGCTCCGGGAGATCACCCCACTCCTCCTGTATGAGGCCACCTGGGATCTGGAGGTAGAGGAGGTTCCGGTGCGCACCCCGATGGGGGAGGGGCGGGGGCAGCGGCTGCGGGGCGCGGTGGGCCTGGTGCCCATCCTGCGGGCCGGGCTGGGGATGGTGGAGGGCGCCCTCCAGGTCTTCCCCGAGGCCCAGGTCTGGCATCTGGGCCTCTACCGGGATGAGCGCACCCTGCAACCGGTGGCCTATTACAACCGGCTGCCCGCCCAGCCCACCGTGACCTGGTGCTTCATCCTGGATCCGATGTTGGCCACCGGCGGCTCGGCGGTGGCGGCGGTGGACATGGTCAAGCGCTGGGGGGTTCCCCATATCGTCTTCGTCGGCCTGATCGCCGCCCCGGAGGGGCTGGAGCGCTTCCGGGGAGCGCATCCCGACGTCCCGGTTTATGTGGCGGCGGTGGACAGCCATCTGAACCCCCACGGCTTCATCGTGCCGGGCCTGGGGGACGCGGGCGACCGCCAGTTCGGAACCGGATGA
- a CDS encoding CBS domain-containing protein: METGLTLVLTHENADFDAVAAQLAAARLYPRAIPVLPRRVNRNVRAFLNLYGDQLPFMLPDELIRRPVDMVILVDTQTMATVRGMGPQTRVQIIDHHPLARDLPPGWTYHGEPVGATTTLLVEGLAERGIALSWVEATFLLLGIYEDTGSLTYPSTTPRDLRAAAWLMERGADLAVVSEFLHHPLSEAQRRLYDRLLESAQTLELEGHTVIIAAARADGFLEEVSSVAHRLRDLFEPSALFVLVEFDGHVQLVCRTTTDDIDAGGVAAHFGGGGHARAAAAVIRGRSLEEIREELVRILPRHIRPAVTVAEIMSRGVRVFPPDLPIREAAKEMQRTGHEGFPVVREGRVVGLLTRRAVDRAMQHGLGGQPVERVMEKGEVFVLPTDPVEKVQRLMIETGWGQIPVVEDGEVVGIVTRTDLIQLWGERRKVRPRFSVTSAMEAAFPPPWLALVREIGATAQAMGFTAYFVGGLVRDLILNHPIVDVDIVVEGDAIALADAMRARYGGRVVAHRRFGTAKWLLEGTVITTPAGPVEGLKAIDFVTARREFYAHPTALPQVEPSSIKQDLHRRDFTINTLAVCLNPDRFGELLDFYGGLQDLQRGLIRVLHSLSFVEDPTRILRAARLEARLGFRVEPRTEELIQHAVDLLARVSGERIRHEMELILAEPEPERILARLEEWKALTFVMPGLRADDWLRERFRAMRVALEDGEWQAREGTPLDRWRVLAGWGLMAYRLTPAQLEQGIRRLRFPGREAEALRAVLEVRGKLERLAEPLKPSTVAEHLDPYPLIALFVVWVAAPPGRARDNLFRYAHVWRGVRPLLRGDDLRRLGVPEGPAIGEMLRALRAARLDGEVQTREDEIAFVKARMGAASGQGSR; this comes from the coding sequence ATGGAAACGGGCTTGACGCTGGTCCTCACCCATGAGAACGCGGATTTCGACGCCGTGGCCGCCCAGCTGGCGGCGGCCCGGCTTTACCCGCGGGCCATCCCGGTGCTCCCCCGACGGGTGAACCGGAACGTGCGGGCTTTCCTGAACCTCTACGGGGACCAGCTGCCGTTCATGCTCCCGGATGAGCTGATCCGCCGCCCGGTGGATATGGTGATCCTGGTGGACACCCAGACGATGGCCACGGTGCGGGGGATGGGGCCGCAGACCCGGGTGCAGATCATCGACCACCATCCCCTGGCCCGGGATCTGCCTCCGGGCTGGACCTATCACGGGGAGCCGGTGGGGGCGACCACCACGCTCCTGGTGGAGGGGCTGGCTGAACGGGGGATCGCCCTGAGCTGGGTGGAGGCCACTTTTTTGCTGTTAGGGATCTACGAGGACACCGGATCCCTCACCTATCCTTCCACCACGCCGCGGGATCTGCGGGCGGCGGCCTGGCTGATGGAGCGGGGGGCGGATCTCGCCGTGGTCAGCGAGTTCCTGCACCATCCTCTCTCCGAGGCCCAGCGCCGCCTGTATGATCGCCTGCTGGAGTCCGCGCAGACCCTGGAGCTGGAGGGGCACACGGTGATCATCGCCGCCGCGCGGGCGGATGGTTTCCTGGAGGAAGTCTCCAGCGTGGCCCATCGCCTGCGCGACCTCTTCGAGCCCTCCGCCCTCTTCGTGCTGGTGGAGTTCGACGGGCACGTCCAGCTGGTATGCCGCACCACTACCGACGACATCGACGCCGGCGGCGTCGCCGCCCACTTCGGGGGCGGGGGCCACGCCCGCGCGGCCGCCGCGGTGATCCGGGGCCGCTCCCTGGAGGAGATCCGGGAGGAGCTGGTGCGGATCCTGCCCCGACACATCCGGCCGGCGGTCACGGTGGCTGAGATCATGTCCCGCGGTGTGCGGGTGTTCCCGCCGGATCTCCCCATCCGGGAGGCGGCGAAGGAGATGCAGCGCACCGGCCACGAGGGCTTCCCGGTGGTGCGCGAGGGGCGGGTGGTGGGCTTGCTGACCCGGCGGGCGGTGGATCGGGCCATGCAGCACGGGCTGGGCGGCCAGCCGGTGGAGCGGGTGATGGAGAAAGGGGAGGTGTTCGTCCTGCCCACCGACCCGGTGGAGAAGGTCCAGCGCCTGATGATCGAAACCGGCTGGGGGCAGATCCCGGTGGTGGAGGACGGCGAGGTCGTCGGCATCGTCACCCGCACCGACCTGATCCAGCTGTGGGGGGAACGTCGGAAGGTCCGCCCGCGCTTCAGCGTGACCTCGGCGATGGAGGCCGCCTTCCCGCCCCCCTGGCTGGCCCTGGTGCGGGAGATCGGGGCCACGGCCCAGGCCATGGGCTTCACCGCTTACTTCGTCGGCGGGCTGGTGCGCGACCTCATCCTCAACCACCCCATCGTGGACGTGGATATCGTGGTCGAGGGGGATGCCATCGCCCTGGCGGACGCGATGCGGGCGCGTTACGGCGGACGCGTGGTCGCCCACCGGCGGTTCGGGACGGCCAAATGGTTGCTGGAGGGGACTGTGATCACCACCCCGGCCGGGCCGGTGGAGGGGTTGAAGGCCATCGACTTCGTCACCGCCCGCCGGGAGTTCTACGCCCACCCGACGGCGCTCCCCCAGGTGGAGCCCAGCTCCATCAAGCAGGACCTGCACCGCCGCGATTTCACCATCAACACCCTGGCGGTCTGCCTGAACCCCGATCGCTTCGGGGAGCTGCTCGATTTCTATGGGGGCCTGCAGGACCTGCAACGAGGCCTCATCCGCGTCCTCCATTCCCTGAGCTTCGTGGAGGACCCTACCCGGATCCTGCGGGCGGCCCGCCTGGAAGCCCGCCTGGGCTTCCGGGTGGAACCCCGGACGGAGGAGCTCATCCAGCATGCGGTGGATCTGCTGGCCCGGGTGAGCGGCGAGCGGATCCGGCACGAGATGGAGCTGATCCTGGCCGAGCCGGAGCCGGAGCGGATCCTGGCCCGGCTGGAGGAATGGAAGGCCCTGACGTTCGTGATGCCGGGCCTCCGGGCGGATGATTGGTTGCGGGAGCGCTTTCGCGCGATGCGCGTGGCCCTGGAGGATGGGGAGTGGCAGGCCCGGGAGGGGACTCCGTTGGATCGCTGGCGGGTTCTGGCCGGGTGGGGGCTGATGGCCTATCGGCTGACCCCGGCCCAGCTGGAGCAGGGGATCCGCCGCCTGCGCTTCCCGGGCCGGGAGGCCGAGGCGTTGCGGGCCGTGCTGGAGGTTCGGGGGAAGCTCGAGCGCCTCGCGGAGCCTCTCAAGCCCAGCACCGTCGCCGAGCATCTGGATCCGTATCCCCTGATCGCCCTCTTTGTGGTATGGGTGGCCGCGCCGCCCGGCCGGGCCCGCGATAACCTGTTCCGGTATGCGCATGTCTGGCGGGGAGTCCGGCCGCTGCTGCGGGGGGACGACCTGCGCCGGTTGGGCGTGCCGGAGGGCCCAGCCATCGGGGAGATGCTGCGGGCCCTCCGGGCTGCTCGCCTGGATGGGGAGGTGCAAACTCGGGAGGACGAGATCGCTTTCGTGAAAGCCCGCATGGGCGCCGCATCCGGACAGGGCTCCCGGTAG